The region CTGGGGTGGGCCAAGAATTTGATAATGTGAGGGATTTTCGTGCTCAGTTATGTAAATATGCCATTGGGAAAGGTTTTGCATACAAATTCATCAAGAATGAAACTAGTCGAGTGACTGCAAGATGTGTTGAGGAGAACTGTCCTTGGCGAATTCATGCATCTGAGTCATCACGAAAGCAGAAATTTGTCATTAAGAAGATGAATTATACGCATACGTGTGGCGGAGGAAATGGCAGAGGTGGTCACTCTCGTGCATCAAGGCCATGGCTGATAAGTATCATAAAGGAAAAACTGCATGAAGCCCCACAATGTAAGCCAAAAGATATTGTAAGAGAAGTTTATGAGGATTTTGGTGTGACAGTAACCTACTCACAGGTATGGCGTGGAAGGGAAGTTGCCCAGAAGGAGCTGTACAACACACTGACAGAAGTGTATCGTCAGTTGCCATGGTTTCGGGAGAGGATATTGGAGACTAATCCACGCAGTGTTGCTACATTAATGCCATCACATGATTCCAAGCTTTGTCGattctttttatctttctaTGCTTCGCTCTATGGTTTTGAGCAAGGCTGCCGCCCGCTCCTTTTTCTTGGGAGGGTACCTCTAAAAGCAAACACGGACTGTAAATTATTGGTGGCTGCAGGTATTGATGGAGATGATGCTATTTTTCCGGTTGCTTTTTCTGTGGTAGAAGATGAGACATATAGTAGCTGGGTTTGGTTCTTAACAGAATTGAGATTTGCCTTGTCAACATCTCGCATCATTACCTTCGTATCCGATAGGAAAAAAGGCTTGGAACAAGCTGTTCCTCAAGTTTTTGAGGATAATTACCACAGCTATTGTCTGCATCACCTTATAGAAGACTTCAAGGAAGAACTGAAGAACGGGCCTTGGTCACAGCAAGTGAAGGATGCATTAGTTGATGATTTTATACGTGCTGCTCAAGCCTGCACACCTGAAGAATTTAATGGCTGTCTTCAAAACATAAGAAATGCTTCCACAGATTTAGCTGACTGGGTAATCACTACTAAGCCTGAAAATTGGTCTGATGCCCTTTTCAAGGGTTCTCGCTATGACCATTTCTCGTCAAACATTTTGGACTCACTTAACAATTGGATCCCTGTGAAACATGAGTCGTCAATAGTGCAGATGCTTGACTCCATACGAGGCAAACTGATGGAGGTGATGCATTCAAGAAGGGAAGCATCTGGTACATGGGCCAGCACATTGACGCCATCTATGGAACAGAAGTTACACACAGAGCTAGCAAAGACACACAGGCTTGATGTGTTATGCTCTTCTGATACTATTTATGAGGTGCGTGGTGATACAATCTATGTTGTTAACACTGGAAGTTGCGAATGCACATGCCGGAGATGGCAGATATCTGGATTGCCATGTATTCATGCTCTTGCAGCACTCAATCGTGTGGGCAGATCTTTCTATGATTACTGCTCGAAATACTTCACAACTGAAATGTATCACTTGGCATATTCAGCATCAATCCAACCGATTCCTGATGTTGAAAGGATTTATTTGAACAACAATGGAGATTATTATCCTCCTTCCAACCGCCGACCACCTGGGCGACCAAGAAGAAAGCGGATCAATCCAAACAAGACAACCACAGTGATTCGGCTTTGCAGTAGATGCAAAATGGCGGGGCATAATAAAGCTACTTGTGAAGCTCTTTTGTAGAAGGATGCAGTTTTATTTAACTCATCATGTATATTTTTGGAATCATGTTGTATGCATGTCAGGACTTTCAATGTGCAGTCACTGCTGTAGGTCTTACTTGTGCCTGTACTATTAGAAAGTTATATTCTTGTAATTCTGTTAGATTATATCAATCCATTGATCTTTATTTAATCACATGTGACTGCTTGCATTGTTTGTCAAAGGATAGCTCCTTCAAGTTGCTACCTTGAGGTTCTTGGATAAGTGTTTGTGTCAATTCACAGTGAATGCTATTGGCTTGTTGAGCAGTGAATGAAGGTATATGGATATCAAAGTTTACCACAACCTTGGaaaatgttgtttatttatcttaatttttggGAAACTTGGGGGTAGATAGTTTGATGCAAGAGGTGAAGAAAATTGGTAAGGGCTAGGAAAAACAAATAAGTCgctattgaattttt is a window of Dioscorea cayenensis subsp. rotundata cultivar TDr96_F1 chromosome 5, TDr96_F1_v2_PseudoChromosome.rev07_lg8_w22 25.fasta, whole genome shotgun sequence DNA encoding:
- the LOC120261432 gene encoding uncharacterized protein LOC120261432, coding for MVGGNMVIICQYGGEFVTNSDGNLNYNNGEAHAIDISCDVSFDELKSEITSICNIDLNGMSLKYFLPNNRRTLITISSDKDLRRMVNFNANSGPTEVFIMNKVDIRAPRSTVADSGTSVIAAAEAAHGVRRKRLTAGGRSSRGKVAESANPIAANNVAIVNVNNGMSIKVDNRPVTVGVIMENIMEPRPSIAHHMDERTNGGILAEPNIFGSLPMLDTVRPINAKTLSDTIITGVGQEFDNVRDFRAQLCKYAIGKGFAYKFIKNETSRVTARCVEENCPWRIHASESSRKQKFVIKKMNYTHTCGGGNGRGGHSRASRPWLISIIKEKLHEAPQCKPKDIVREVYEDFGVTVTYSQVWRGREVAQKELYNTLTEVYRQLPWFRERILETNPRSVATLMPSHDSKLCRFFLSFYASLYGFEQGCRPLLFLGRVPLKANTDCKLLVAAGIDGDDAIFPVAFSVVEDETYSSWVWFLTELRFALSTSRIITFVSDRKKGLEQAVPQVFEDNYHSYCLHHLIEDFKEELKNGPWSQQVKDALVDDFIRAAQACTPEEFNGCLQNIRNASTDLADWVITTKPENWSDALFKGSRYDHFSSNILDSLNNWIPVKHESSIVQMLDSIRGKLMEVMHSRREASGTWASTLTPSMEQKLHTELAKTHRLDVLCSSDTIYEVRGDTIYVVNTGSCECTCRRWQISGLPCIHALAALNRVGRSFYDYCSKYFTTEMYHLAYSASIQPIPDVERIYLNNNGDYYPPSNRRPPGRPRRKRINPNKTTTVIRLCSRCKMAGHNKATCEALL